Proteins from a genomic interval of Gossypium hirsutum isolate 1008001.06 chromosome A09, Gossypium_hirsutum_v2.1, whole genome shotgun sequence:
- the LOC121205979 gene encoding uncharacterized protein yields the protein MEIYHGGTRCLEVDLFNIWGIDFLGPFPYSYVNKYILVAVDYESKWVEAKAYPTNDAMVVMRFIHIHVFTRFGTLRAIISDEGSHFVNKWLKWLLDKYDVKHKIATAYHPQSNGQVKRVNHEIKGILEMVKKAHWVLKQLNLDLKQADERRMLQIDVLEDLRLFSYENVKMCKEKYNRWHDSHTQPHEFKEGQKVLLFNLRLRLFPGKLKSQRKGPYTIYKVYPYGAIELYDNHGGTLKVNGHRLKHYWDGEVE from the exons atggaaatataTCACGGAGGAACAAGATGCCTAGAGGTTGACCTGTTCAACATATGGGGAATTGATTTTCTAGGCCCATTTCCTTATTCATATGTTAATAAGTATATTTTGGTAGCTGTGGACTACgaatccaagtgggttgaagccaAGGCCTACCCAACTAATGATGCTATGGTAGTCATGCgattcatacatatacatgtatttacACGGTTTGGGACTCTTAGAGCTATAATTAGCGATGAAGGATCTCACTTTGTAAATAAGTGGCtgaagtggttgcttgacaagtatGATGTGAAGCataagattgctactgcctatcacccacAGTCAAATGGGCAAGTTAAAAGGGTGAATCATGAAATCAAAGGTATTCTTGAGATGGTG AAGAAAGCTCATTGGGTTTTGAAGCAATTGAATTTGGATCTTAAGCAAGCCgatgagagaaggatgttacaaatTGATGTGTTGGAAGACTTGAGGTTATTTTCATACGAGAATGTTAAGATGTGTAAGGAAAAATAtaatagatggcatgatagtcatacaCAACCTCATGAATTCAAAGAAGGTCAGAAAGTGTTGTTATTTAATTTGAGGCTAAGGTTATTTCCTGGAAAACTCAAGTCCCAAAGGAAAGGACCTTATACTATCTATaaagtttatccatatggagCTATAGAATTGTACGACAACCACGGAGGTACACTTAAAGTTAATGGTCATCGTCTCAAGCACTATTGGGATGGAGAAGTTGAGTGA